The Arachis hypogaea cultivar Tifrunner chromosome 14, arahy.Tifrunner.gnm2.J5K5, whole genome shotgun sequence genome has a segment encoding these proteins:
- the LOC112743762 gene encoding uncharacterized protein, which produces MKRKLNCSKIKVVAGCTDKGVTALQQVCSFSNKKTNVKLSMMEYLQWQMEHIQSPLLEDFLGQSLFLDFGNGSARNSDIEIISSQEELKFYYQRIMEFFGSIKTGKLA; this is translated from the exons ATGAAAAGAAAACTCAACTGCTCAAAGATAAAGGTTGTTGCAGGTTGTACTGACAAAGGGGTGACAGCACTTCAACAAGTCTGTTCTTTTT CCAACAAGAAGACGAACGTAAAATTATCAATGATGGAGTATCTTCAGTGGCAG atggaGCACATACAAAGTCCACTATTGGAAGACTTTCTAGGACAATCATTGTTTCTTGATTTTGGAAATGGATCTGCCAGAAATTCTGACATAGAAATTATTAGCAGTCAAGAGGAACTGAAATTCTATTATCAG AGGATCATGGAATTCTTTGGAAGCATCAAGACTGGAAAATTGGCTTAG